CCGGCCCGGCGGAGCAGCCAATATCCGTATCCGGGGAAATACCTCCGTGAGTGTTACCAACAACCCGCTGTACGTAGTAGATGGCGTTATCTTAAACGTGACCAACCTGGGCAACGGCACTTCACCTATCGATTACATGAACCCCAACGATATTGCTTCTATTGAAGTACTCAAAGATGCTTCGGCTACGGCTATTTACGGTGCCCGGGGGGCAAACGGCGTTATTCTGGTAACCACCAAGCGGGGTAGCAAAGATGGCGGCCGCGTAAACTACGACACGTACTTTAGCGTGGGTACTTTGGCCCGGAAATTAGATCTATTAAATTCGGAAGAGTTTTTGCGCGTAGAAGAAGGCGCTTACCAGAACGCTGAAAAATATGACCCCGAAGGTTGGGCAGCCGGCAAATACGTAGACCCGAAAACCAAAAGAACGAATCCTTTATTGTTTGATGCCAACGGCCGGCCTTTGTACGATACCGACTGGCAAAAAGAAGCCTCCCAAAAAGCTGTTACCCAAAACCATCAATTATCTTTTACCGGCGGCAGCGATAAATCCAGCTTCGGCGCTTACCTAGGCTACCGCGACGAAGATGGTTTAATGCGCGAATCGTGGCTAAAACGGTATTCCGGCCGGTTTGTTTTCGATAGCCAGATCAAAAATTGGCTCAAAGTGGGTGGTTCCCTCAGTTACAACGATCAGCAGGAAAAACAACTGGATTTGCAAGGCGAAGGCGGTATTACGTTCATGCGCCAGGTAGTGGAAGCTTTGCCTATTATTCCCATTAGATACCCCGATGGCACCTGGGCCGGTAACGCCGATTATCCGGGCATGGAAGGCGGCGATAATCCTTTACAAGTGGGCGCAGAACGTCGCTATATTTTAAAAACCCAAAATACCCTGGGTAACTTGTATACCAGTATTCAAATAACCAAGGATCTGGAGCTAAGAACCGTATTGGGTACCAACATTATCAATCAGGGAATTAACTACTACGGAGGCCGCGAACTAAATTATATCTCTAAAGATCAGGGTGGGGTGGCCTACGTGCAAAACCAGCGGCACAATTCGTGGCAGTTCGAAAATTACCTGACTTACAATAAAAAAATATCCGAAAATCATTCACTTACCGGCTTATTGGGTTTGTCGTGGCAGCACGTAGATGTGTTTACTGCCCGGGCACAATCGCAGAATTTCCAGGATGATTATTTTGGCTACAATAACTTAGGAGCCGGCGCTACCGCCGTGGCGCCCACTTCCGGTACCAGTGCCTACGGTTTAAATTCTTACTTCGGCCGCATTAATTATAACATCAAAGAAAAGTATTTACTAACGTTAACTGGTCGGGCCGATGGCTCTTCTAAGTTTGGTTCCGAAAACCGGTATGCCTTCTTCCCGTCGGCTGCTTTAGCCTGGCGCTTAACCGAAGAAGATTTCCTAAAAGGCGTTCCGGTGTTGTCGGATTTAAAATTACGTACCAGCTACGGGGTAACGGGTAACTCCGAAATTAATGCCTACCAGGCCGAAGCCGGGATGGGTAACTACGAAGTAATTTTTAACGGTACCCGCACCATTGGGGTAGGGGTAAGCCGTTTAGCCAACCAAAATTTACAGTGGGAAAAAACGCACCAGGTAGATGTCGGTCTGGAGTTAGGTTTGTTTAGCAACCGTATTGCTCTGGAAGTGGATGTGTACCGCAAAAAAACCACCGATATGTTGTTGAGCGCACCGGTACCCTCTAGCAGCGGCTATACTACCGTTACCCGCAACGTGGGCAGCATGGAGAACCGGGGCGTAGAAATTGGCCTGAACACCGTAAATATTTCGCGGCCTAATTTTACCTGGAGCACCACTTTTAATATTTCCATCAACAAAAACAAAGTATTGGCCTTAACTGGCGGCGACGATATTTTCTCTGGCCGCGGCATTATCCGCGAAGGAGAACCGGTAGGCTCGTTCTTTGGCTACGTACGCCAGGGCACCTGGAGCACCGCCGAAGCCGACCAAGCGGCTAAATATTTGCGCTTGCCCGGCGACGTAAAATACCAGGATGTAAACAACGACGGCCAGATTAACGACCGCGACCGGGTGATTATCGGTAAAGGTATTCCGGATGGATTTGGCTCCTTGATTAACACCTTCAAGTATAAAAACTTTGATTTAACCTTCGACTTACAGTTTATGTACGGCAACGATGTTTCTTTGGCCACGCAGCACTCCGCCGAAGACCGCCAGGGTATTGCCAACAGCTTTGCCACCGTATTAAATGCCTGGACGCCCGAAAACCAAAATACCGACATTGCCCAGTGGCGTCCGATTCCGGCCGGTTACGATACTTTCGATGATAGCCACCGGGTGCAGGATGCCGATTTTATCCGGGGTCGCAACTTGCTGCTCGGGTATAATTTTAATCCGGGCGTTACCGAGAAACTGCGCAT
The sequence above is a segment of the Adhaeribacter swui genome. Coding sequences within it:
- a CDS encoding SusC/RagA family TonB-linked outer membrane protein; protein product: MQHPILRKLKFILVLPLLFLSLSDLLAQAITVTGKVADEKGEPLPGVTILLKGTSNGTTTDASGNFSLSVPNGNGTLIASFVGYLSQEVPIGNKTTINITLASDTKALEEVIVVGYGTQRKSDVTGAVSSVKAETLEERPSANLTQALAGRVTGANVSVNSGRPGGAANIRIRGNTSVSVTNNPLYVVDGVILNVTNLGNGTSPIDYMNPNDIASIEVLKDASATAIYGARGANGVILVTTKRGSKDGGRVNYDTYFSVGTLARKLDLLNSEEFLRVEEGAYQNAEKYDPEGWAAGKYVDPKTKRTNPLLFDANGRPLYDTDWQKEASQKAVTQNHQLSFTGGSDKSSFGAYLGYRDEDGLMRESWLKRYSGRFVFDSQIKNWLKVGGSLSYNDQQEKQLDLQGEGGITFMRQVVEALPIIPIRYPDGTWAGNADYPGMEGGDNPLQVGAERRYILKTQNTLGNLYTSIQITKDLELRTVLGTNIINQGINYYGGRELNYISKDQGGVAYVQNQRHNSWQFENYLTYNKKISENHSLTGLLGLSWQHVDVFTARAQSQNFQDDYFGYNNLGAGATAVAPTSGTSAYGLNSYFGRINYNIKEKYLLTLTGRADGSSKFGSENRYAFFPSAALAWRLTEEDFLKGVPVLSDLKLRTSYGVTGNSEINAYQAEAGMGNYEVIFNGTRTIGVGVSRLANQNLQWEKTHQVDVGLELGLFSNRIALEVDVYRKKTTDMLLSAPVPSSSGYTTVTRNVGSMENRGVEIGLNTVNISRPNFTWSTTFNISINKNKVLALTGGDDIFSGRGIIREGEPVGSFFGYVRQGTWSTAEADQAAKYLRLPGDVKYQDVNNDGQINDRDRVIIGKGIPDGFGSLINTFKYKNFDLTFDLQFMYGNDVSLATQHSAEDRQGIANSFATVLNAWTPENQNTDIAQWRPIPAGYDTFDDSHRVQDADFIRGRNLLLGYNFNPGVTEKLRISRLRVYASMQNFFLITKYKGYDPEVATSGGTFDQGLALYDYPKARVFMVGLNLGF